CCAAGCAAATTCAATTCGAACTGGCCATGAAGGGCGTTCTGGCTCCGCGGGATTCGGTATGGCAGGATCCCCGGTTTATGGCCCAATTTCCAGCTGACTTTACGGAAGGTGTGAGTCTGAGTCTGCAGACCGCGGTCATTTCCCCGGCGAACATACGCTTTTTCGAGATGGTCGATATCTTGAGGGCCGAGGTACAGAATGCCTTTTTAAGCGGGCAAACTCCTGATCTGGCCTCCGTGGATGCCGAGTGGAACAAAATACTCCAGGAACTGAAGCCGACTAATTGAAGCGAAGATTCGTTTGATTGATAAATAAAAAAAGGGGGCTGAGCCCCCTTTTTTTATTATGAATGGAAGGAAAATCGATGAAAAATAGCCCCGGGTCAACCTCTTTTTTAAAAAGTAGTCGATCGTTTCCCTATCTTCTCACCCTTCCCGTGGTTGTTGCCCTGGTCAGCCTGCTGTTTTATCCAACGGTCTATGCGGTTTGGATGAGCCTGACCTCCACCACGGCCGGATCGCAGCAAGCGGTGTTTGTGGGTTTGCAGAATTTCCAAAATCTATTTGCCAATCCCGGTTTTTGGCAGACCGTTTGGCGAACCGTCCTGTTCACCTTCGGCTCGGTTGCTCTGAGCTTCGGCTTCGGCTTGGCCCTGGCCCTCACTCTCAACAGCCTGGGATCCGGTGTTCCGATCTACCAGACCATTTTTATCCTGCCCATCGGGGTCAGTCCGGTGGTAGTGGGCATTACCTGGGGCATGTTGCTGAATCCCCTGTACGGAGTGGTTAATTACCTGATCGGTTTGGTGGGAGTCGAACCCCCGGAATGGACCACCAGCCTCTCCATGGCCCTTCCGACCATGATCCTGATCGATGTATGGCAGTGGACGCCTTTTGTCATGCTGATTATTTACGCGGGGCTACAGATGTTGCCTGACGAACCCTTCGAGGCGGCCCGAATCGACGGAGCATCCTCCTGGCAATCCTTCCACTTCATTACCGTTCCACTGCTTCGGCCGATCGTGACCATTGCTCTTATTTTTAGAGGGCTGGAGGCATTTCGGGCGTTCGATGTCATCTACGCCATCACCAGGGGCGGACCCGGACACGCCACGTCCACCCTGATCATCCGGGCGTACCTGGAGAGTTTTCGTTTTCATAAACTGGAGGTAGGCGCAACCATCGGACTCGTTATGCTCCTGGTCACCTTACTGATCAGTAAAAGGCTGGTCAAGGTGTTGGACCAGTGAAAGGAGAGATCCGGTGAACAAGAAATCAACGATGATGAAAAATTTCCTCAAGCATTTCGTTCTCATCCTGGTGGCCGCTGTCGTGTTATTCCCGTTTTTCTGGATCATTCTCCAATCGTTTAAAACTTCCTTCGATGTCATCGCCTACCCACCCAAGTTCATTTTCCAGCCTACCTGGCAGAATTATCTCTCCACCCTGCAACGACAGGG
The sequence above is drawn from the Atribacteraceae bacterium genome and encodes:
- a CDS encoding sugar ABC transporter permease — translated: MKNSPGSTSFLKSSRSFPYLLTLPVVVALVSLLFYPTVYAVWMSLTSTTAGSQQAVFVGLQNFQNLFANPGFWQTVWRTVLFTFGSVALSFGFGLALALTLNSLGSGVPIYQTIFILPIGVSPVVVGITWGMLLNPLYGVVNYLIGLVGVEPPEWTTSLSMALPTMILIDVWQWTPFVMLIIYAGLQMLPDEPFEAARIDGASSWQSFHFITVPLLRPIVTIALIFRGLEAFRAFDVIYAITRGGPGHATSTLIIRAYLESFRFHKLEVGATIGLVMLLVTLLISKRLVKVLDQ